GCTTCGCGACGCTTGAGAGGAGGAAAAATCGGCATCAGAGGATGAAATTGCCTGAGTGACATTCCCTCCCCTCATTTGCCAAGACGGGGTCTAAGTCAAGATCGCGCTCGGAATCGGGCCTAGCAACCTTGTCTTGACTCCCCCACTCAAGTTCCAGAACAACTGCTCACTCTTGATAGTGAGAGAATAGGTACTGTAGCAATAGCAACCCCGCTTCACCAGGACCCTTGCCTTGGCAATTGATCGTGCATTCCCAGATTTTCATATCTATTAAGGTCGTATTATCTTACAAGAGCCGGTTATAACTTGCAATCTTTGTCCTCAAACAAGTTCACGAGTGTATGAGTTGGTGGCAGGCCAACACGCCTCGCTGTTCGGTATTCCTCAGACCACCACACCAACAAAAGATATCCAAGCTAAGTCAAACTTCTGGGCATCCAGTTCGTGCCCTGTCCAATACTCTGTCTCCCCACGTGTGGTGATTGCCCGTTCTCAGCAAACTATCGTCGCCCGGCGTGTccggcttcttcaacggAAACACACCCAATTCCTAGTAGATCTCGATCTGCTTCGAGCACAAATCGCCTATTGAGGCTAGATACTCAAGCACAAATGACACAATTGCATCGAGGCTCGCGGCAACAAGCCCAACACCTGTAACGCCCACATGCGCCTGCGGGGTTTCCCACGACAACCAGATGATCAGCCCAACGACCCGAAACCCCTTGAAATGTTTCACAACGTCACCATTCCAGGGCGTAACTATAGTTGCAAATAACTGCCGCTTGAGTTACTTTATTACATCTTTAAGGCAACGTGCACAAGcttgtctttgactttgcGGCAAGCATACACTGTCTGACCcggcaaggtcaagaatTCATCCAGAACAGTGCATGCACACTATGGCAACATTGTGCCGAGGGATGTCATCTTCACAGATGGCTAGATCTGTCAGGCCCAGGAAGCGCGCCGCTCATCATGGCAGGTTCCGCGCTTACACCGAGAATCAGTGTTCGACCTCCTCGAGTTCCCCACCAAGCTACCCCAATAGCTGCTCGTTCCACGTCTAGCTCTCCACTAACGAGAATCTGCAAGAACCGTTGCTTGACTGGTTCCCTTAGTACGGGATCCTCAATTTCATTCATGGCTTGAGCAGCAATCGTGAACCATTCTTCCACCAGAGGAAGAGGTAGATATGGGAGTGAATCAACTAGAGCTAAAGCAAGTGAACTCTGCTGAGAATGACGCTCCTCCTGAGTCTCTTCCATCGCAGCTTGTGCGACGATATCTGCTGTTGGTGGCAGCAGACTCGTCGACGCCGTGGAAATTGAAGCTCGAAGCATCTCTAGAAGTGTCTCCGATAGCTGCGGCTCCAGCTCTGCGATGGGGAAGGGAGGTGATACAATCTGCATCACAGTCTTGAAGGCCACTCTGAATTGACGGGATGAGATATGCTGCGGGAATGAATTGAACAGCAGAGCGATATAGAAAGGTGTAAGTTCGATGGTGAGAGAGCTATGTTGAGGGCAAGATATGGTTGATAGAATGGCGCTGTGTGCGGATTCGAAGATCTCAACCATATTTTGTGTCGTAGGTCCTTCATGAGAAATGTATGCAATCGCTGGTTTGATTATTAGAGCGTCGCATGCATCAGTTGGCAGACTAAGTGGTAAGTGTTCAGAGAGATTAAGGTAGAATAGGTCCAATGTTCTTTGCAGATATGTAGTGGATGTCGATGCATCCTCGGAAGGTCGGAAGTCCTGGAGGAACCTGTGGCAAGCAGGGGCGCTCCGGGAGATCGAGTCGATCGAAGTGAGATATGTAAAGTTGTAGACCTGGAACGCGCTGTTGCCGTTccttgaggagatgaagaagatgttgCGTAATATGCGAAGCGACTTTGACGCGATGACAGGAGCAGCCATGTCGTTCAACATGCGCGGGTCAAGAAGACTTCGCGAGACAATCGCCTGCAGAATAGCAACCGTCCCAAACATGAGCTTCCTCAGCAAGTTCCATAGAACTGGCCAGGTGCTTGCAATGGTCTCCTGAGTGAGCACATTACCCTCAAGCGCTGGATCTATGTCGCTCAAACGATTCAACCGCCACATATCCAACACCTGGCTGCTAAAGGCAAGAAGAGCGTCTTGCGCGGCAATCACGGCCTGTGTGTCTGTGGCCTGTTGAACAGCGTACCCAGCAAGCTTCGCCAACGGCCCCATGTTAGCTAGAGTAGGTCGCCTATCCAGTTCTTGAATGAATCGAAACGAGGGCGTATTTGGTGACCATGCGAGGAGATGATTTGGTGATTCGACAACCTCGGAGCTGACTGCCGCCAAGAACTGGCCGTGGCCGAAGCCCTCCTCAGCTGTCACCGTCCATACAATAAGAGGCAACAGCGCATTGCAGTTGATGAGGCTTCGATGGAAGTCAGACAGCAACGGAAAGGCGAAGTTAAGTGCCATGACAACCGATGCGCCTGCGACCGGACCATCCTCGTCGCGACTCTCGAGTGCCAGATTTGCCGCCATCACTACCGCCTCTTCAAGAGTATTCCTCATGCCACGCGACAAAGATTGCCGATTGCTGGACTCCATTCCCATAAGAACACCAGTCAGAAccagaagatgctgccaTCGCCTCGATCGGTCGTCCGCTCCTTTGACGACAGCGCGCGTCCATTCTTCGCAGCCCAATCCACCGCCCTCATGGGGTTCTTTCCGATCGCGATTAGCGACTTCATAGTTATGGATGCGCGCGGCCGCAGTATTGTATATGCTGATAACTCGAACCGAAGTGCGAATGCCGCCTGGCTGGAACCATATCGCAGGGGCCGTTAACAATTGCGACGTGAGAAGGCCGAGATTTAGAGGGTTTGTGAGCTCGGTGAGGAGATGTGTTGTCGACCCGATGATCTGCTCGGTCTTTGCAGCATCGTGGACGTCCGGGTAATGCTGCAGAACTGTTCTGAGGAGTCTATCGGAAGACATATCGACGCATTCGGTCTGTATGGCGAATGGAAGGAAATTGTCGATAGAGATTTGATGAAGGATCTAAGTTGACAATTCCGAGGTCGCGGTTGCGGCTGCGCATGCCGACTTCACGGGCTTTTGCCGAGGCCTGGATGACGTTCCGGGGGCACTTTCAGCTCCATCAGAACCTCCCTTGCACCCCTGTCCCCTGTCACTGCTAATTCCAACACCCCATAATCATAGTCATATCAATCCTATTCTCAACGACACCGCAAGAATCGGCGAAGTTGAGAGCTGTTGCAGCCTCCATGATGGCAGGGTATATTCAGATTGAGTTCCATCCTTCTTGCAAGCAAAGCGCTAATCAATACAAACGATAGATGGCCCTGCCAAATACTCCTCCACCAGACTATCAAACGCCGCGCTTCCCGTCCCTGAACGTCCAGACTCTATATGACACCACTGCAGACAAACAATTTACCCTCTACTATGTCTTAGATGTTTGGCGATTTACTTTACTATGGACGCTCATTATATATGCATGCTTCCACATGGGGGCAGTTCTGATCGCCATGTTTACCCACGGTTGGAAGAAGTCGTCTTGGAGATATCTATGGGCAGTACCTGTCATCTATCTCGTTATTGCTGGGCTTGAGGCTGTCATGGCCGGGAGTATTGTTGGCTTAGTGTAAGTCGTGTTGGTCTTGCAAACTACCTTGGCTAAAGAATTATAAGGTTGGGAGCTGTTTACTCTGCTGGATACTACGAGATGAACACCTGGATTCCTTGTACCTGGGGGTTCATCAACGTATTGGTACTCAttatttcctctttctcaATCCAAGGCGGACTTTGAGGAGGGACTACCAATTACATAATACTCTATCTTCAGCTGGAGACCAGCTTCGATCCGTCGCAAACCACCGATACCTTACTACGTCACGAAGGTGGCCATTTTGCGCTTGATTCTCTGCACAAGAAGGGCTACGTTCTAACATTAGGGCATATGGAAAGGCCACCAATTTCACACTACGTATTTGTCTGAAGGCCAGCCCAAAGTAAGCTGCTTTGACTTCGAATTGCGTTCTGTCGAGTGCGCACTTTGAGCATTGGAACTATGACCATATACCATGTACAGGAGCATTAACCGGTGGAAATCTTCGGAAGAAGTACAGCTTAGGGCATCGGTGCATAGCTTTGTTTACAATATACCCATTGTTGTTTCTAGAAGCAATTCCATGCAAATAGTGTATATCCAACCATGAGCCTTTGAAACTTCAAGACTTAATAAGTGCTACCAGCATAGCTTATCTGTGCATGAAAAGGcgtcttccttctcctttgtGATATCAGCTTCAACGGTCACATTGTCTCAAGCAAACTGACATCTACAAAGTACCCCTCATTCAAAGCTACCTCAAAATCTGGGTTCGAGTCCTGCAGCCTCGAAAATCAGCGCCGATGAGAAGACAAAAACAACCACCAAATAATAAAACGACTTAGAAAATCATCTCAAAGACTGTCAGTGTTATCTGGAACTGGTCCAGTACCTGGTCAAATTTACTTGAGGCCATTTGCGGTGTTTTTACGGCATTAACAGTGTTTTTGATCATGTGCTAGATAGTAGCTTCATGTACCTATAGCTCATCGGTACTTTGACTTCCCGGCCACCCTGGAGCCAACGCTCAGGTGGATAGATCCACTAAGCTCAGATCCTCCCAACTCATGAGCTAAGGCCAACAATCTTGATATTGTTCTCTGCCTCACAATCCAAGACTGCAGACGCCATTCGGGGACGAGGGCCAACACGCCTTCTGAGTAATAACTTTTCATTTCTTTATTTCAGTGCCAAAGACAGCCTTCCGACCCTTTCTCTTTTCACGATTCTTCTCAGAATTTGTACGTTCATCTCGCCATCTAATCTTTCATCAAGCTTTATACCAACCCCTGAAGACCTCATGAGATCACATAGACTATTTTCTGACTTTTCATCAAAGAAAGCCATGTCTGAAACCACGCAAAACGTGGGTGCTAGACCTGTCAACTTCAGCCCTTCAGCTGCTCATCATCGAGCATCGCCTGCTCATCATGACTCCTTCTCCGGCAACACTCGCTCTCTGGACGAACTCATGATCCTGAAGCCCTACTTTGCAGGCCAGCCCAAGTCACTCTCCGGTATCGCTCTTCGAGCTTTCTGCCTCGGTATCACCTTGGCTTGTAGTGCTATCTCCATGGGGGCTATCCTATTTTTGACCTCTAGCCCAGTCTGGCGTGTTCCATTCTTCCTGTTTGCACTCTCAGCTTTTCACTTTCTCGAGTTTTGGACTACGGCTGAGAAGAACACACTCGTGGCCAGCATTGGAAGTTTTCTCTTGACGGCAAACTGGCCAGCATACGCCATCGCCCATTCAGCTGCGTTTATCGAATGTGCCACCATTAACCTTTTCTTCCCTAATCGACACTGGGCACCCTATGGCACCGGTCCTATTCTTCTGCTCCTCGGCCTTGTCATGGTCACCGTCGGACAGTATGTCCGCTCAGTGGCCATGTTGCAAGCTGGAGCCAGTTTCAACCATCATGTTCAGACCAGGAAGAAGGATTCCCACGAGTTGGTGACTTCAGGCATCTACTCAATCTTCCGCCACCCAAGTTACTTTGGATTCTTTTACTGGGGATTGGGAACACAGCTAGTAATGGGCAACGTTCTGTGCTTCTTTGCCTATGCGGCTGTTCTCTGGATGTTCTTCAGCAAGCGAATTAAACACGAGGAGGCCAAGTTGATTGAGTTCTTCCAAGATGATTATGTCCAATATCGAAAGAGAGTGGGAACAAAGATTCCTTTCATCGCTTAGAAGATGTGAGAGAATAGGGGAGCGATCTAGCCACAGGCGCATGTAAATACAGCTAAGACTAGAAATGCTTTTCAGATTACTTGCAATAGGACCATGTCTTGGGGCTACTGTCATAAGGCCTACTAGGCCAAGTTTATGCCTACATTTCATCAACATAAATTTTAGAAAATAGAATCTGACGGTTGAGGTGAATGAATGCCCTCGCACATCGTCATGTTAATGTATCCCTAATGCcagtcttcaagatggtAAAATCTAGTTTATACGAAGATAGGCGAACgacttcttaataataatttatcAAATATCTATCGGGCCAATACGTTAAATATGCTAGCTGAGCAATACCAAACAGTATCCAGAAACTTTGTCCGTAGCCAAGGCACTTTAACTCGATACTGTCGTCATCTGTTTGCTGACACTTCCATACTTTGCTTGCCAGGCGTAGAAGTACATCAGTGCTGCAAAGGGTTGTCCAAATATGGTGAATGATACCCAAAAAATAGTGTTACCGACTATTTTGCCAGTGTGCCCAAGCTTCATGTTTTCAAGAGGCTTGGTCAATGCAATAAGTGGCAGTTGAAGGAACATGCCCAGGAAAGCAACGCCTGCGACCGTCAGTTGTGTAACTATGATTTAGGATATGTAAACTTACCAATGATGTTATGTGTAGGGACACCGACAAGGATCTCGTGAAGAATAGCCGATACCAAGAAGACTACAAAGCTGGCAGCTTGAGGACTCCAACCACGCCCGATCATGGGCATGTACAGATGACGCTTGAAATACGTGTAAACAGGCTTGTTCCACGTGCGCCAGTATGCTCCTAAGCTCTCGCTGTTCCACCAATCGTCATAGAATGACCTGTCGCCAAACCTCAAAACCTCGGCTAGGGCGTTAAGGAACGACTGGAAGAGTGCGAAGAAACCGGCAAGCCAGATGACTAGGGAAATGGTCGAAAGCTTAAGTAGCCGTTCCAGAATAGACATGAGGTCAAGGGAGGCAATCTTGTCGAGCGAGTTTCGAAGGACAGGTGCAGCATACTGAGCACTCGCAACCCACATGAACACACTGAGGCCGAAAATTTCTCCAACTCGCTTGGCCACAAAGACCCATCTGATTTTATCTGTGCGAGGATACACGGGCTGGTATACGAGTGTGGGTGCCCACCAGAAGTATACCAGGTTGCTGAAGGTGATGTTCTGGGGATACGGGCATTGCGTGTACAGCTCAGGCACCAGTTCGCGTTCTCCTTCCACGGGATGCAGGTAGGCATGCCTCAAGTCACGGTTGGTAAAGGCATATGATGCAGTCTTGAGCCAAACAGCAATGGCATGCATCTCGGTCAAGGTACCAATGAGAGGATGGTGGATCTTGAAGTATACGACCCAAGTGGTGAGAACAAGGGCAAGAGTAATGTTGAAAAGGTGAGCCCATGCGACAACGACCCAGGTCTTATGAAACCTCTTGCGCTCCTGCTCTGAGGGGCCACCAGAAGGTGAATCATTGACACGCTTGAGAGATCCTCGAGCCTGCTGAGCAGCAGCCAGCTCAATCAAGTAGGCGGCGAGGAGATGGCATGGGATGAGGAAGTAAAGGAGTAGACCCAAGTAAATATCTTGACGGCTGTAATCATGACATCTCACGCAGATCAGTACTCCATACTATAGGCTGTATTAGCTGGTTGTCAAAGGCATAATTGATGGACGGGAGATGAAGTATACCTTTTGGATGTTCTCAAGCATCAATCGCAAGTTTCCAACAACTGCCAAGCATTAACAACCCAACAGATAACATCATGATGAGGGGCATTGAAGCTTCCATACCAAGCACAATGACCATGAGGTTACGGAACCCAATAAAGCTTGGAGCAGCATCGGAATCGTGACTCAGACATGAAGGCCTCGTCTGTTTGTGGACCGCAGCGACGTGCCTGTACTTCTGGCCAGGCTTCTTTGGGGTTGTCGTCGTGGCAGTTCCGTTACCGTTTCCGTTGGTGCGATTGTTGGGTTTGTTCTGTGTGACGTCGTGGCCGCTGCGCCGGGAGACAGAGGCCGAACCATTCGAGGTTTCTATACTCGTCGCTGTAGCCGAATTCATTTTATAAGAGCCTTGCCTAGACGGCAGACTAATCGCGCAAAAAGTAGAAGCTCAAGAAATtaggagaaagaaaacaaaagaaagaattgAGCAGAGTTGCCGACGGAGATACGACGACCTTGTTAACGTCAAGTTGCTTGGGTGGCGGCGATTGTTACAAGGATGATAAGATACCGAGGGCGCCACTGTCGCACCGAATGAACCACCTACAGCTTCAAGATAGAGCACGTTAAAGAGTTTATCAAACCACAGGAATGTAGGAGATAAAGGGTCGAGAAAAAAAGGAGGTAGAAGGGACATTCCAATTAAAAACAATCAATCGACTGAGTTTCTTTCGCAACGGCCACTCTCCTCACTTCCTATCCCATCTCGCCAAGTACATTACCTACTATTATGCAGAACAACCATTTTGGCGCCTCTTCTGGCGGGGCTGTTTGAGCTTTTTCGCTTTGATCATTTTTAGCAGCAGCTCAGGGACTTTTCCAGTGAGGCTAAAGACAATCATCAACGCTAAAGGGGGGGCCCGGGAGCATAACACCCCTGGCTTCCGCTGCATTCTGAGCGTTTTAATGGATCGACGAACTCCCCCGAGCCCACTGGCTTGTGGCGCTGCAGGGGGAAAGGTATGCGGCAACAGGTCGCAGGCCCCAGAAGGCTTGCAACTTTGCGACTGATATCAATGTGAAAGCATGTGAAAGTGCGGTTGTATTGCATACTGTTGGTGAGATGCAACAGTAATCATGAGCGAACTAACGCAGTAAGCTCGGGTAGAGCCCGTGGGTGACGAATCTGCGCCCCAACAATTCGGTATACGAAAGGATATTCACGCATGTGCATGTTTTTAGTAGAGGCACTTTATCTCATCAGATCTAACCGTTGAGAGAGTCTCAAGTTTTGGAGAGAGAGAGGTCATGTGACGTGGAGTTTTTGGAGAAAGGCGTGACTCCAAAACTGAGGTTGGCCGGTTAATCGTCGCTTGAATCGGCGCTTCGTAGCTTTGAACTTCAACTGAAGCTCACGCGCCTCGAGTAACAGCATTGTCTTTGTTCGTTCTTTATCAAATCAATTTACCGCCCCCAACGTCTTCTTACAGGAATTCAATTTTCATCATCGCCATATAGAATCTCCGTCTGACTAGCTACTCAGAGATTATCCAACAACGACTTCATAGCTGCATTGGTTGTTCATTTCCATCTTGAAAGACCCACTCCCTGCGACGcgcttctcaagaaggctATTGTGCATGCTTGATACCCCAAAGAAAATTCGTCACGATGGCCTATGAGCCTCGTGGTGATCATGGTGGTGGCCAGGGCCAAGATGGGGCATTTGTGAAGGTTCGAGGCAGGCGTAAGTTTACCCATCATACTCAGTGACATGTCTCCTGTTGTGTTTGCATTGCCAAGCTGCTCAGTGGCAGAAAAATATGAAAGTTGTGGGAGAGATGCTACTTCATCAAATGTCTCTGTTCCATGTATGTTCAAGGAACGACTGTTGTTTAGACGAGCAATCGAGATGTTTGATTTTGGCCAACCTCATGCATAAAAGCAGGGGTTCTTTCTAGGGCTATGAGAGAGGCATTCGAATACACATACATCATAACCTGAAGACATAAACCATAACTGATTTCAAACTGACGTTTCAACTCCAGGACCTGTGACTGACTATGGTGCTACTATAACACACTGGCAACATGATCGTGCCCCTAGCTATAAGGGAGGATATACTGGCGAAGCTGAGCGACCTAGTGTTAGCTATATCGTTGATGTGAGTAGCGTTCTATGTGAACAACTGCGCCATCACTGACACCAAAATAGATGCTTCCACCTGCAGCGCGTGTCACAAAAGCTGCCGACAGTATCCCTATTAAGCACCTTCACTCTTCTCTTAACAAAATCAAGCACCCCATCAATGTGGTGCGTTGGACACCAGAAGGTCGAAGATTATTAACAGCGTCGACCAGTGGCGAGTTCACACTATGGAACGGAACAGGCTTCAATTTCGAAACCATCATGCAGGCTCACGATTCCGCCATTCGTGCCCTGGAATACTCACATAGTGACGACTGGCTTATCTCGGCGGATCACGACGGAGTTATCAAGTACTGGCAACCAAACTTCAACAATGTCCAGAGCATCAACGCCCACACTGACCCTATTCGAGACCTTGCTTTCAGCCCAAGTGATTCCAAATTTGTCACTGCAAGCGATGACTCGACCCTCAAGATCTTTGACTTTGCTCTGGGACAAATGGAATCCAAGCTTGAAGGTCACGGATGGGATGCTAAAAGTGTGGACTGGCATCCTACTAAAGGATTGCTCGTATCTGGTTCTAAGGACCACCTTGTCAAGCTTTGGGATCCTCGTACGAGCCGTTGTTTAACGACTCTACACGGCCACAAGAGTACTATTACAAAAGTACTGTTTGAAAAGGTCCGTGGGGCTTGCCTCGCGACATCTGCAAGAGATCAGACCGCTCGTGTTTTCGATCTTCGCATGATGCGTGACATTTGCCTTCTCAAAGGTCACGAGAAGGATATTTCTACTCTTACATGGCATCCTATccatcctaatcttctcaGCACTGGTGGTATGGACGGCTCTCTATTCCACTACCTACTCGATTCACCAAACCCGCCTCCTGGCCAGTCCTTCACCGTTGCTCCTTACGACAGCCCTGAACCGTCATCAGTAGCCGCTCAGTCAGTATGGCCAATGCACAAGGTGCCCTTTGCTCATGATTATGCTATTTGGTCTCTCGACTGGCATCCTCTTGGACACATCCTTGCATCAGGATCCAATGACCGTATTACGCGTTTCTGGAGCCGTGCTAGACCTGGTGATACAGATGTTTTCCAGGATCGCTACCATATCGGTGAAGCAGCGGCCGAGGCCCAAGGAACCTGGGACCGCCGTGGTAACCGTCGTCAGCGACAGGAGGAGGAACAACAAGAGATGGAAGACGAGATGGACGCTCTTGTTGACCAAGACGCACCGAGAGCTGCTGTCCCCGGACTGCCTGGCATTCCTGGACTGCCTCTTGGTGGAGGCCTACCAGGCCTTGGCTCAAGTATTCCACTTCCTCCTATTCCTGGTGTCGGTGCCGGCTCAGGtgctcctccacctcctctgCCATTCCCCTTACCTGGACTCAACGGTGGTCCACCGCCACCCCCCTTACCTGGCCTGGATCCCAACAATCCTCCAGATCCAGCTCAACTCCTCgagctgatgaagaaggccgGTGTGCCCCTCCCGCCACCAGGAGCCCTACCTCCAGGAGCCTTACCCCCTGGGCTTATCCCACCACCGGGAAGCATGCCTCCGCCGCCCGGAAGCTTTGCCATGCCGGTCCCACCACCTCCTATGCCTGGATTTGACGCCGACAAGGCAGACGCCCGACGGAGAGCTCCCCTACCCAGTCAAGAGGAGAGCTTGCGACACGAACAGCGACAAGGAAAATACACGAGAGCGAGATAGAGGAAACGCAGAAAAAGAAACGTCGATGATTCGATATCCTCTGGCGCTGGTGGTTTACGTAATGCTAACTGGTTGCAACTAAGCAAAAATACATTGTATCCTTACAGAACTAGGCACAGGTTTCAAAAACTGTAATATATATATCAATCGAAAACTTTTGTATACCCATCATTCATTTGAGCCCATAGGCAAAATGCACATGCTATCGGTGGTGCATATAATTCTAAATGCCAAAACATGTAACATAACTGTGACGCTCTCATACGCAGTCGTGTATGTTATAAATTCGTTGAGAGCTAACCATAGAGCATCTCATGCTTATTCATTCCCCGTATGCAGAGACCAATGTTCCCTTTCCCACTCTACAAATGCTTGCTAGCCTTTTATTTCTTAGGGAAAGCCTTTTGCTTATCCGCGAAGTCTCGGATCACAAGAGCACAGGTGTGGTCAGAACACAGACGTCGTCTTCTCTGGGGAGGTAGCTTAGTAGCAAACTCAAGGCCACTAGCACGCTCAACAGCCTCGAGAGGAACCTCGAAATCGGTGATAGGCTTTGAGTTAGCAATGGGAGCGTTAGGGAGAACGAAAGCCCCCAGTGCAACGTTCCCACCAACGCGACCGTCCTCAGCAAAGATCACCTTGTAGAAGTGCGTGGGCACAGCAACTGAAGGAGGAGTGCCGATCATCTCGTACTTGACGTACCACTTGCCAtcggcctccttcttgggaAGATAGAGAGGGCCTGTGACGATGCGAACTGAGGGATACTTGACTGTCAAACGACGGCAGAAGTCCTCAAAGTGAGCCCAGTAGTCACGGTTGAAGCCGTCACCGACCTGAGGGCACATGTTTGTGAGGTAGAATGTGTCATCCATGGCCTTCTGAGACCATTTGCAGTCGGCAGCAGGAACTTGATGACCACGGTCATAACCACTGCGGTAGTAGTCCTTCAACAGAGCCCGGAACTTTTGTGGCACAGAGTCATCCTCAAGAAAGCTGCTGTGCTTTCGATCACCATCGCGAATGGCAAGGGAAGCAGGTGTGATATGTTCGACGACCCAGTGAGGGTTTCGTGTACGACGATCGTAGGAGGAGACAAGGCCAGAGCGATTAGCGACATCGGCGATAGGGCCTGGAAA
This genomic stretch from Fusarium oxysporum f. sp. lycopersici 4287 chromosome 5, whole genome shotgun sequence harbors:
- a CDS encoding protein-S-isoprenylcysteine O-methyltransferase, which produces MRSHRLFSDFSSKKAMSETTQNVGARPVNFSPSAAHHRASPAHHDSFSGNTRSLDELMILKPYFAGQPKSLSGIALRAFCLGITLACSAISMGAILFLTSSPVWRVPFFLFALSAFHFLEFWTTAEKNTLVASIGSFLLTANWPAYAIAHSAAFIECATINLFFPNRHWAPYGTGPILLLLGLVMVTVGQYVRSVAMLQAGASFNHHVQTRKKDSHELVTSGIYSIFRHPSYFGFFYWGLGTQLVMGNVLCFFAYAAVLWMFFSKRIKHEEAKLIEFFQDDYVQYRKRVGTKIPFIA
- a CDS encoding protein-S-isoprenylcysteine O-methyltransferase, producing MSETTQNVGARPVNFSPSAAHHRASPAHHDSFSGNTRSLDELMILKPYFAGQPKSLSGIALRAFCLGITLACSAISMGAILFLTSSPVWRVPFFLFALSAFHFLEFWTTAEKNTLVASIGSFLLTANWPAYAIAHSAAFIECATINLFFPNRHWAPYGTGPILLLLGLVMVTVGQYVRSVAMLQAGASFNHHVQTRKKDSHELVTSGIYSIFRHPSYFGFFYWGLGTQLVMGNVLCFFAYAAVLWMFFSKRIKHEEAKLIEFFQDDYVQYRKRVGTKIPFIA
- a CDS encoding diacylglycerol O-acyltransferase; the protein is MLENIQKYGVLICVRCHDYSRQDIYLGLLLYFLIPCHLLAAYLIELAAAQQARGSLKRVNDSPSGGPSEQERKRFHKTWVVVAWAHLFNITLALVLTTWVVYFKIHHPLIGTLTEMHAIAVWLKTASYAFTNRDLRHAYLHPVEGERELVPELYTQCPYPQNITFSNLVYFWWAPTLVYQPVYPRTDKIRWVFVAKRVGEIFGLSVFMWVASAQYAAPVLRNSLDKIASLDLMSILERLLKLSTISLVIWLAGFFALFQSFLNALAEVLRFGDRSFYDDWWNSESLGAYWRTWNKPVYTYFKRHLYMPMIGRGWSPQAASFVVFLVSAILHEILVGVPTHNIIGVAFLGMFLQLPLIALTKPLENMKLGHTGKIVGNTIFWVSFTIFGQPFAALMYFYAWQAKYGSVSKQMTTVSS
- a CDS encoding diacylglycerol O-acyltransferase, which produces MNSATATSIETSNGSASVSRRSGHDVTQNKPNNRTNGNGNGTATTTTPKKPGQKYRHVAAVHKQTRPSCLSHDSDAAPSFIGFRNLMVIVLVVGNLRLMLENIQKYGVLICVRCHDYSRQDIYLGLLLYFLIPCHLLAAYLIELAAAQQARGSLKRVNDSPSGGPSEQERKRFHKTWVVVAWAHLFNITLALVLTTWVVYFKIHHPLIGTLTEMHAIAVWLKTASYAFTNRDLRHAYLHPVEGERELVPELYTQCPYPQNITFSNLVYFWWAPTLVYQPVYPRTDKIRWVFVAKRVGEIFGLSVFMWVASAQYAAPVLRNSLDKIASLDLMSILERLLKLSTISLVIWLAGFFALFQSFLNALAEVLRFGDRSFYDDWWNSESLGAYWRTWNKPVYTYFKRHLYMPMIGRGWSPQAASFVVFLVSAILHEILVGVPTHNIIGVAFLGMFLQLPLIALTKPLENMKLGHTGKIVGNTIFWVSFTIFGQPFAALMYFYAWQAKYGSVSKQMTTVSS
- a CDS encoding polyadenylation factor subunit 2; its protein translation is MAYEPRGDHGGGQGQDGAFVKVRGRRPVTDYGATITHWQHDRAPSYKGGYTGEAERPSVSYIVDMLPPAARVTKAADSIPIKHLHSSLNKIKHPINVVRWTPEGRRLLTASTSGEFTLWNGTGFNFETIMQAHDSAIRALEYSHSDDWLISADHDGVIKYWQPNFNNVQSINAHTDPIRDLAFSPSDSKFVTASDDSTLKIFDFALGQMESKLEGHGWDAKSVDWHPTKGLLVSGSKDHLVKLWDPRTSRCLTTLHGHKSTITKVLFEKVRGACLATSARDQTARVFDLRMMRDICLLKGHEKDISTLTWHPIHPNLLSTGGMDGSLFHYLLDSPNPPPGQSFTVAPYDSPEPSSVAAQSVWPMHKVPFAHDYAIWSLDWHPLGHILASGSNDRITRFWSRARPGDTDVFQDRYHIGEAAAEAQGTWDRRGNRRQRQEEEQQEMEDEMDALVDQDAPRAAVPGLPGIPGLPLGGGLPGLGSSIPLPPIPGVGAGSGAPPPPLPFPLPGLNGGPPPPPLPGLDPNNPPDPAQLLELMKKAGVPLPPPGALPPGALPPGLIPPPGSMPPPPGSFAMPVPPPPMPGFDADKADARRRAPLPSQEESLRHEQRQGKYTRAR
- a CDS encoding endonuclease G, mitochondrial; this encodes MSKTTLATMACLGAGGGAAITAAIYSIRGGKRVEETNNLATPPPTTSNSFAALPAPTASPAVPPAQVFGPPATAPSGLPIDPSAIVNPGGLFEYGFPGPIADVANRSGLVSSYDRRTRNPHWVVEHITPASLAIRDGDRKHSSFLEDDSVPQKFRALLKDYYRSGYDRGHQVPAADCKWSQKAMDDTFYLTNMCPQVGDGFNRDYWAHFEDFCRRLTVKYPSVRIVTGPLYLPKKEADGKWYVKYEMIGTPPSVAVPTHFYKVIFAEDGRVGGNVALGAFVLPNAPIANSKPITDFEVPLEAVERASGLEFATKLPPQRRRRLCSDHTCALVIRDFADKQKAFPKK